A region of the Thalassoroseus pseudoceratinae genome:
TTCTGAAACGAAAACCCGCATGCCTCAGCCGCTTTGATTCACCAACCAACGGAAACCGTACGGCGGAAGTGTGACCGATGTCGGTTCGATGGCCGCGTCAGATTGCATCAGGTCGGTCGTCAACGGCTGAGTCGTGTTCGGTGTGATGTCGACTTGAACCTCGTCGGCGGAAAGATTCACGACCACCAAAATGATTTGTCCGTCACTGCTTTCCCGCACAAAACCGACCAACGCCGGATTCTCGAATTGCAGAATTGTCTGAGCGGCGTCGGGATGGAAGGCGGGTTGTCGACGACGCACGGCGAGCATCCGGCGGTATTCTTCGGCGATGAGTTGCTGTGGTGAACCGGCGGCGGAGACGATTGCATCGAGATCATCGCGTTGATACTTGCGACGATTGATCGTCCGAGCCCGACCGGTTCCCGCCATGCCTTCCAAATCGTTCGGTGCCCCGAACAAGCTTTGGAAGTAAATGCCCGGAATGCCCCGCAACGCGATCATCACGGCTTGCGATGACAAGAACCGTCTGGCATGCAATTCGGATGACAGAGAACCATCGGGTTCGCCGAGTGCCGAAAACCAGGTGATATTGAGTTCGTACGGGCTGTCGGAACCGTCGGCGTTGCGTTTGGTGCTGACCCGTCCACCGCGTGCTTTCACGGATTCGACGAGTTCGCCGATCCGCGACGTCGGCAACAACCCTTCCGCCGGTCGCACACCGATGCCGTCATGCGATGCGGTGAAGTTGAAGTACGTGGTGCCCGCTCCGGTTTCTTCCAGATTCGTCAACCAATCGGTCAATGGTTTGCCATCGCCGGTGAGAAACGCATCGAGCAGCAGCGGTGCTAAACTGAATTGGTACACCATCTGGGCTTCATCGCCATCGCCGAAGTAACTCACGTTCTCCCGGTGCGGGACGTTGGTTTCCGTCAGCAAAATCGTGCCGGGAGCACACTCGTCGAGCAAGTCCCGCATGAGTTTTACTACTTCATGCGTCTGCTGCAAATGGATGCACGTCGTGCCAAGTTCCTTCCAAAGATATGCGATGGCATCCAGCCGAATAATCCGAGCCCCGTGAGCGGCATAATTCAGCAAGACATCGAGCATCTCGATGAGCACACGCACGCTGCCAAAGTTCAGATCGATTTGGTCATCGCTGAACGTGGTCCACAAATGACGTGGACCGTTGGCAGTGTCAAACGGTGAGAGCAACGGCAAACTGCGTGGTCGAACGACTTGGGACAATCGCGGGTCCGTCGGATCGGCTTCGATGAAGTACTCCGTGTAGGGTTCCTCACCGGCGAGGTACTTTTGGAACCACTCACTTTGAGACGAACAGTGATTGAGCACGAGATCGAACATCAAATCGAAGTCATCGCCCAACCGCTCGACATCGCTCCAATCGCCGATGATGTCATCAATGGCGTTGTAATCGATGACGGAAAAACCATCGTCCGAGGAATACGGGCAGAACGGCAAAATGTGGACACCGCCGAGGGCGTCCTTGTAACCGTGATCGAGCAACCACTGTTGTTGGGCCGCAAGTGCGGAACCACCTTCGCCACGGACTTGGTCGCCATACGTGATCAGCACGGCATCGCGTTCGTCCCAAAGTTGTTCACGACCGGGACCGATGGGAAGCGTGTAGCGGCTCGCCATCGATTCCAGTTCGGTCAGCACTTCCTTCGCAGAACCGGGGTAGAGTAATTCCAATCGTGGCAACGCACGGTTACGAAAGTTTTCGGAGAGTGCCATTACAAATCATCCTGCCCGGTGTAGTTGCAAACGATGGCGCGAAGTTTGCGACGGAGGACTGCGTAACTGAAAAAGCGGGTGGCGAGTTCGTAATTCGTTTCCACCATCTCCGCTCGGTAGACATCATCTTCAATGACCCGGCGAACTTGCTCGGCGACGCTTTTCGTGAGGAATCCTTCCATCGTGATGACGCGAAACCCTTTCGGTTCGATGTCGCTACGGAAGATCGAATACCGATTCACTAGCACTGGCTTCTTGAAGTAGAACGCCTCTAATAGGGCATTGCCGAAACCTTCGTACAAACTGGGATACGTCACGAAGTCGGCGTGCGGATAGGTGTCCCACAGCGAATAAATCTTGTGGCCGTCTTTGTCGGAGTGCCGAGTTTCCCCGACGCGAGTATCGACGAACCGCAGATCGACACCGGCGGCATGGGCCATCTCAACGAGGGCTTGTTGATATTCGAACCCTTCGTCACCGGATGAATGCGTAATGACCAACTTGAACCGCGGGTCTTTCAACTGAGCGAGCAAGTCGATCGAGTGTTCGATCCCCTTCCGTGGCACCACACGTGTCGGTTGCAGCACGAGAATGTCATCGGGAGACAGCCCGATTTCCTCACGGAAGTCGGCGGCGTATTGGTCTTGCGGTTCCGGCGGTGTTTCGAAGTCGAGCACGTTCGGCACAAGAATCGACGAACAGCCGGTGCGGTGAGCCAAGTCGAGTTGGGCGGGCGTGTTGATTGTCACGTGATGAATGTTGGGGAGTCGCGGCGGAAACGCCATCTCCAAATAGTCACCAACCGCGTTGACGGCGAACCGATCGCGTTCCCAGTAGAAATCGTGGTGATGGGCGATCGTGGGGAATTCGGTTTCCGCGATGAACTGCGTGAGGGCCACTCCTAGCGGAATATTCATCGGAATGCACAACGCATTCTGCACGATGAGAATGTCGATTTTGAACTTCTCGACGAACTCGTAAATCGTGTTCTTGAGATGCTCGGCGATCGAATTGATTTTGCGGGTGATCTCTGGAGACCGTCGCATGCCCCCAAATACGGCATTGTTGATGCGTTGAATGTCCGGGTGGCCGAAATACGCTTCGGGGACTTCCATCGAGAAATCGGGGTCGCGGTCGAGTTTGCCAGCGTACCAATAGCTGACGTGTCGATGATCCCACAACACCTGAGCCCACTTCGCACTTTCGAGCGATACGCCATCGGTGCCAGCGAACCGAGTCGAGACGAAACCAATTTTTTGCGAACTCATCGCGGTACGGCTTTCCTTTCCGATGTGGCGACAACACTCGACGAGACACGGTCGAGGATGCGGGAGTTGGCAGAATAGCCCGCACTTCGCTGGCGCTCAAGCCGGATACCGCATGCAAGAAGGAAATTCGCGATCGGTCGCGGGTTTTCGTGTGGGATCAATCTACGGTATAACAGAAATATGCTGACATGCCTTCTCCACCATTCCTGAGAGAGACCTCGCCATGACACTTCTTCACCGCCTCAAACTTCTTGCCATTGGCTTGTTGATCGGGTTGCCCATCGAACTCTGTGCCGCGGACGCGGGCTTGGTCGCTGACGGTGCGAAAGTCGAAAAGCTGGCCGACGGTTTCAAATTCACCGAAGGACCCGCCGCCGATGCCGAGGGCAATGTGTACTTCACCGACATTCCCAACGCTCGCATTCACAAGTGGTCGGTCGAAGGAAAACTGAGCACGGTCCGGGAGAATAGCGGTCGGGCTAACGGACTGTACTTCGACAAAGACGGAAATCTCCTCGCTTGCGAGGGCGGCAGTCGTCAACTCACGCGGATCACGCTTGGCGACAAGTTGAAAGTGGAGGTTCTCGCCGATTCCTATAACGGCAAGAAACTCAACAGCCCGAACGATCTATGGATTGATGCTCAAGGTGGTGTGTACTTCACGGACCCGCGTTACGGCAGTGAAGATGGGTTGGAACAAGATGGCTATCACGTTTACTATCTGCCAGCTGGTGGCGGAGAACTCCAACGGGTGATCGGCGATCTCGTGAAACCCAATGGAATCATCGGAACAGCTGACGGAAAAACGCTCTACGTGGCCGACGCGGGCGGTGGGAAAATCTATGCTTACAAAATTCAGAAACCCGGTGTACTCACCAACCGCAAGAAACTCATCGACAGCGGTTCCGACGGCATGACGCTCGACGAAAAAGGCAACATCTATCTGACGCGAGGTCATGTCCAAGTCTACAAACCCAATGGCGAAAAGTTGACGACCATCGAAGTCCCCGAAGGACCGGCCAACGTCACGTTCGGGGGCAAAGACAACAAGACCCTGTTCATCACCGCCCGCACAGGGTTCTACGCTGTTCAGATGAATGTCAGTGGTCAATAACCCGAAAACACTCGGGTGCCACGGTTCTAAGTTCCTTCTTCAACGAATACGTTCTCAATGTTAACCGTCGACGCGGCTTTGGCCGCCATCTTGGAACACGTCCAATCGTTCGCGCCCAATGCGTGCCCGCTGAGTGACGCATTGGGTTTGACGTTGGCTGAGGAAATCGTCAGCGGGCAGGACTCGCCACCGTTCGACAAAGCCCTGATGGACGGTTACGCCGTGCGGTCTGTGGATGTCAGATCGGGCACCGCGACGTTGGATGTTATCGAAGAAATCACCGCCGGTCGCACACCGACGAAACCGATCGAGGCGGGACAGGCAACCCGCATCATGACCGGAGCGCCGATTCCCGACGGAGCGGATGTCGTCGTTCGTGTAGAGCATTCCAATTTCGCTGAGGATGCAAACCAAGTTCACCTGGAAACAACCGATCAATCACCCGGCACGAGCATTCTGCGTCGCGGGGCGGCAATGAAATCTGGCGAAACGATTCTTCCCGCCGGACGCGTGCTGGGGCCGCAAGAAATCGGTGTGTTGGCGGAGTTGGGGCAAGCGCGGGTGTCGGTCTATCGGCGTCCGAAAGTCGCTGTCCTCGCAACGGGTGACGAGTTGGTGCCCATCGACGAAACACCCAGACCAGGGCAAATTCGCAACTCGAACGAAACGATGCTGTGTGCTCAACTACGACGAGCGGGGGCCGAACCCGTGCCGTTGGGCATTGCCCGAGACGACCGCGAAGACTTGGCCGCGAAAATTCGAGAGGGATTGAAGGCAGACATCTTGATCCTTTCCGGTGGCGTCTCGGCGGGCAAGTTGGATTTGGTCCCGTCGGAATTGGAAGCGGCGGGCGTGCGAGAGGTCTTTCACAAAGTCCGCGTCAAACCTGGCAAACCGATCTGGTTCGGAGTGCTGGACGAAGATGGAAAAGACGTTAAATCCGGGGCATCCCGGCGGTTTGTATTCGGGTTGCCGGGAAATCCGGTCAGTAGTATGGTCTGTTTCGAACTGTTCGCCCGCACGGCAATCCGACGGCTGATGAACATCGACCACCCAGAACCGCTTCAGAAAACCGGACAAATCACGATCAACTTTCAGCACAGCGGAGACCGTCCGACCTATCACCCAGCCAAAATTCACTGGACGGTTGCCGGTCCCCGCATCATCCCATTGCCGTGGCAAGGTTCCGCGGACCTACGAGCCACCGCAGACGCCAACGCCCTCGCCGTGTTTCCCGCTGGCGACAAGAGTTATCAGCAGGGGGACATCATTGGTTTTGTGCAACTTTGAACGGAAAATGGTGGAGTGCGTCGTGACGCACCGCAATGGGCAGACCTTCCTGAATCATGGTGTGTCGCGACGCATCCTACGAATACAATCACAATGACCGACCATCCCATCATTATTTTTGACGGCGAATGTAACCTGTGCGAGTCATCGGTGCAGTTTGTGATTCGCCGCGATAAAGACGCGAAATTCCGGTTTGCGTCGGCTCAGTCGGAGGCGGGGCAAGAGTTGCAGGAGCAATATGGTCTTGACTCAATTCAAACGGGGACGATGATTCTTATTCAAGACGGCAAAGCGTACACCAAAAGCGATGCCGCCTTGCGAATTGCCGGGGAACTCGATGGGCCGTGGAAGGCGATGGCCGTCTTCCGCATTGTCCCGCGATTTCTCCGCAACGGAGTGTACGGAATCATCGCCCGCAACCGGTACCGCTGGTTTGGCAAAAAAGACGAATGCATGATGCCCACCCCGGAACTGCGAGAACGGTTTTTGTAAATCCGTAGGGTGCGTCGCGACGTACCCTACAAAATTGACCCTGTCCAAGGACGGACGACTATGCCATCAACGACTGCCCCCCAAGAACCCATGCCGTCCACCACTCCGAGTTCGCCGTCCTCGCCCGATGTGCAACCTGTCGCACCACCGAAACCCCGCAAAGGCGGTGAGATGACGGTCGAGGATATCATCGCCAATGCGCGGAAAGCTCCGGTGCTGGCGGGAAGTCGGGGGGCATGGATTCTCTCCGCGATCACCGGCGTGTTGATGTGGGCCAGTTTCACCCCGCTCGATTGGGGATTCCTCGGCTGGTGGGCGTTGGTGCCGATGTGCCTGCTGATCCGGCTGCCAAAGCCAACGCGGTGGATGTACACAGCGACGCTCACATGTGGGTTTGTCAGTTCCTTGGCGATGCTTCAATGGATGCGACTCGGCGATGTCATGATGTACCCCGCATGGGTGGCGTTGTCGTTCTATCTCGGATTGTACTTTCCGATCTTCGTGGGGCTCTCCCGCACGGCGGTTCACAAATTGCAAATGCCAATGACGTTGGCGGTCCCGGTGGTCTGGGTGGGACTGGAGTTTTTCCGGGCGCGGCTGATGACCGGTTTCGCGTGGTATTTCCTGGGGCACACGCAGTATCAGTTTGTGGAATTGATCCAAATCAGCGACATCACTGGCGCGTACGGCGTGAGTTTCGTCGTGGCGATGGTCAGTGCGTGTGCGGCGGGTTTGGTCTCGGTGCGAGTGTTCGACAAACTCAAAATGTTGCCTCCAGGTGTGGGTGTCGAAGCCGTTAGCGAACCCACACGAAAACGCCAGGCACTTGCGGTCGCTGCAACGCTGCTTGTTTTCGGCAGTGTGCTGACGTACGGAATCGTTCGACGATCGGAAGCGAAATTCGTGGACGGTCCGCGAGTCGCACTCGTACAGGGCAACTTCCCGGTGAGTGTCAAACACGACCCGAACGAAGGCGAACGCATTTATCGGATGCACGAATGGCTCACCGGTCGAGCCGTGAGTGTCGGCGAACATCCGGATCTCATTGTGTGGCCGGAAACGATGTACCGCGTCCCGTTGTTGGAAGCCGATGCCAACGCATCCGACACGAAACTTCGCGAAGCGTCTCCCTATATTCCTGTGGAAGCTTGGCGAAAACGGCAGGTTCACGGAGCCCTACAAGAACTCTGCGAACGCTGCGGAGCGGGCTTGATTATCGGCATCGATACGTTCGCGGTCGGTGAATCCAAGATGCAACGCTTCAACTCGGCAGCGTATGTACTGCCCGAACGTGGCGTGGTCTCGCGTTACGACAAACTCCACCGCGTGCCTTTCGGCGAATACTTCCCGCTGCAAGATGTCTTCCCCGCGTTGCGTTCCTTCACGCCGTACGGCTCCGGTTTGGACGCCGGTGAATCCGCAAAGGTTTTTCAGCTCGGCTCTTACCGCATCGCTCCGGTGATCTGCTACGAAGACACGGTCCCACAGCTTGTCCGCGGCATTGTCAAAGGCACCATGGA
Encoded here:
- the lnt gene encoding apolipoprotein N-acyltransferase — protein: MPSTTAPQEPMPSTTPSSPSSPDVQPVAPPKPRKGGEMTVEDIIANARKAPVLAGSRGAWILSAITGVLMWASFTPLDWGFLGWWALVPMCLLIRLPKPTRWMYTATLTCGFVSSLAMLQWMRLGDVMMYPAWVALSFYLGLYFPIFVGLSRTAVHKLQMPMTLAVPVVWVGLEFFRARLMTGFAWYFLGHTQYQFVELIQISDITGAYGVSFVVAMVSACAAGLVSVRVFDKLKMLPPGVGVEAVSEPTRKRQALAVAATLLVFGSVLTYGIVRRSEAKFVDGPRVALVQGNFPVSVKHDPNEGERIYRMHEWLTGRAVSVGEHPDLIVWPETMYRVPLLEADANASDTKLREASPYIPVEAWRKRQVHGALQELCERCGAGLIIGIDTFAVGESKMQRFNSAAYVLPERGVVSRYDKLHRVPFGEYFPLQDVFPALRSFTPYGSGLDAGESAKVFQLGSYRIAPVICYEDTVPQLVRGIVKGTMESSSDGKPVDMLVNLTNDGWFKGSSELDQHLITAQFRAVECRTPMVRAVNTGISAFIDGDGVVREPEIFFDGDKREVTTSRDPETGRLKKSLNAMMVAPIPLDARQSWYVQTGDWFSGTCAVAVVGIFGFGLWYGRRRKNTEDALTTMV
- a CDS encoding glycosyltransferase family 4 protein — its product is MSSQKIGFVSTRFAGTDGVSLESAKWAQVLWDHRHVSYWYAGKLDRDPDFSMEVPEAYFGHPDIQRINNAVFGGMRRSPEITRKINSIAEHLKNTIYEFVEKFKIDILIVQNALCIPMNIPLGVALTQFIAETEFPTIAHHHDFYWERDRFAVNAVGDYLEMAFPPRLPNIHHVTINTPAQLDLAHRTGCSSILVPNVLDFETPPEPQDQYAADFREEIGLSPDDILVLQPTRVVPRKGIEHSIDLLAQLKDPRFKLVITHSSGDEGFEYQQALVEMAHAAGVDLRFVDTRVGETRHSDKDGHKIYSLWDTYPHADFVTYPSLYEGFGNALLEAFYFKKPVLVNRYSIFRSDIEPKGFRVITMEGFLTKSVAEQVRRVIEDDVYRAEMVETNYELATRFFSYAVLRRKLRAIVCNYTGQDDL
- a CDS encoding thiol-disulfide oxidoreductase DCC family protein, whose protein sequence is MTDHPIIIFDGECNLCESSVQFVIRRDKDAKFRFASAQSEAGQELQEQYGLDSIQTGTMILIQDGKAYTKSDAALRIAGELDGPWKAMAVFRIVPRFLRNGVYGIIARNRYRWFGKKDECMMPTPELRERFL
- a CDS encoding SMP-30/gluconolactonase/LRE family protein; amino-acid sequence: MTLLHRLKLLAIGLLIGLPIELCAADAGLVADGAKVEKLADGFKFTEGPAADAEGNVYFTDIPNARIHKWSVEGKLSTVRENSGRANGLYFDKDGNLLACEGGSRQLTRITLGDKLKVEVLADSYNGKKLNSPNDLWIDAQGGVYFTDPRYGSEDGLEQDGYHVYYLPAGGGELQRVIGDLVKPNGIIGTADGKTLYVADAGGGKIYAYKIQKPGVLTNRKKLIDSGSDGMTLDEKGNIYLTRGHVQVYKPNGEKLTTIEVPEGPANVTFGGKDNKTLFITARTGFYAVQMNVSGQ
- a CDS encoding molybdopterin molybdotransferase MoeA, which translates into the protein MLTVDAALAAILEHVQSFAPNACPLSDALGLTLAEEIVSGQDSPPFDKALMDGYAVRSVDVRSGTATLDVIEEITAGRTPTKPIEAGQATRIMTGAPIPDGADVVVRVEHSNFAEDANQVHLETTDQSPGTSILRRGAAMKSGETILPAGRVLGPQEIGVLAELGQARVSVYRRPKVAVLATGDELVPIDETPRPGQIRNSNETMLCAQLRRAGAEPVPLGIARDDREDLAAKIREGLKADILILSGGVSAGKLDLVPSELEAAGVREVFHKVRVKPGKPIWFGVLDEDGKDVKSGASRRFVFGLPGNPVSSMVCFELFARTAIRRLMNIDHPEPLQKTGQITINFQHSGDRPTYHPAKIHWTVAGPRIIPLPWQGSADLRATADANALAVFPAGDKSYQQGDIIGFVQL
- a CDS encoding alpha-amylase family glycosyl hydrolase encodes the protein MALSENFRNRALPRLELLYPGSAKEVLTELESMASRYTLPIGPGREQLWDERDAVLITYGDQVRGEGGSALAAQQQWLLDHGYKDALGGVHILPFCPYSSDDGFSVIDYNAIDDIIGDWSDVERLGDDFDLMFDLVLNHCSSQSEWFQKYLAGEEPYTEYFIEADPTDPRLSQVVRPRSLPLLSPFDTANGPRHLWTTFSDDQIDLNFGSVRVLIEMLDVLLNYAAHGARIIRLDAIAYLWKELGTTCIHLQQTHEVVKLMRDLLDECAPGTILLTETNVPHRENVSYFGDGDEAQMVYQFSLAPLLLDAFLTGDGKPLTDWLTNLEETGAGTTYFNFTASHDGIGVRPAEGLLPTSRIGELVESVKARGGRVSTKRNADGSDSPYELNITWFSALGEPDGSLSSELHARRFLSSQAVMIALRGIPGIYFQSLFGAPNDLEGMAGTGRARTINRRKYQRDDLDAIVSAAGSPQQLIAEEYRRMLAVRRRQPAFHPDAAQTILQFENPALVGFVRESSDGQIILVVVNLSADEVQVDITPNTTQPLTTDLMQSDAAIEPTSVTLPPYGFRWLVNQSG